A region from the Silene latifolia isolate original U9 population chromosome 7, ASM4854445v1, whole genome shotgun sequence genome encodes:
- the LOC141591059 gene encoding eukaryotic translation initiation factor 2 subunit beta-like, which yields MSEFHEVAPFDPTKKKKKKKVNLADVAENSHLLADEGSEVKEGGSDHDNHLTEQPLNPSELISIPTDQDYLYGELLERIFGVISIKSKMAMRLPVPEVLRQGTKKTVVVNFLDFCKTMHRKPEHLQDYLEAELASNAALDGKLQLVINGRFQVKHIESILRKYANEYVICNGCKSPETVLTKENRLMFVTCENCGSTRTVAAISRGFQAPIRRARNSR from the exons ATGAGCGAATTCCACGAG GTAGCGCCATTTGATCCGacgaagaagaaaaagaagaagaaggtcAATCTGGCAGATGTGGCCGAGAACTCCCACTTATTGGCAG ATGAAGGCAGTGAAGTTAAGGAAGGAGGGAGTGACCATGATAATCATCTGACAGAACAACCTCTAAATCCTAGTGAACTAATAAGTATACCAACTGACCAAGATTACCTGTATGGAGag CTGTTAGAAAGGATTTTCGGTGTCATTAGTATCAAGTCCAAGATGGCTATGAGGCTCCCAGTTCCAGAGGTACTTCGACAGGGAACAAAAAAGACTGTTGTTGTCAACTTTCTCGATTTCTGCAAGAC GATGCACCGGAAACCAGAACATCTGCAAGACTATCTGGAGGCGGAATTGGCTTCCAATGCAGCTCTAGACGGAAAGCTTCAGTTGGTGATTAATGGAAGGTTTCAAGTGAAGCACATTGAATCTATTTTGAGAAAATATGCCA ATGAATATGTGATATGCAATGGGTGTAAGAGTCCTGAAACTGTTCTTACTAAGGAAAATCGCCTCATGTTTGTCACATGTGAAAAC TGTGGTTCTACAAGAACGGTTGCGGCAATCTCCCGAGGCTTCCAAGCTCCAATTCGTCGTGCGAGAAACTCTCGATAA